The DNA sequence GTATCTTTCGTACTAATTATCCGAATATGAAATAAACATCTTCATAATCTCCTCTTTGGTTTATGGTATATTTTTTGTATATTAATTTCGTTTTTATTATCATCTTTAAAATCCCCTAACGCTATGAAAAAATTAATCTGTATTGCCACAGTTGCTTCTTTAGTACTTGCTTGTAATTCTAAAAAAGAAGAACAAACTACGGCACCTGAAAACGAAAAAACGGTAACCAAAACGAATGAACGCTTCAACAAAACATCCGTGTTTGAAGGAGTATTGCCTTGTGCGGATTGCAGTGGAATTAAAACTACTTTAAAAATAGATGCCGATTATGGCGTAGCGCAAAACAATAGATTTGAATTGATTACAGTGTATCA is a window from the Flavobacterium cupriresistens genome containing:
- a CDS encoding copper resistance protein NlpE, with the translated sequence MKKLICIATVASLVLACNSKKEEQTTAPENEKTVTKTNERFNKTSVFEGVLPCADCSGIKTTLKIDADYGVAQNNRFELITVYQGKEPEKEFSEKGNFNIERGLDNDPDGTIYVLNWDQPLEKQIYYGYYSANPEKIYLLDRDRKIIKSELNYFLTKRK